atcaccgtcaccacgccgtcgtgctgacggaactctccctcggcctcaactggatcaagagtttgagggacgtcactgagctgaatgtgtgctgatcacggaggtgccgtgcgttcggtacttggatcgcttggattgcgaagacgttcgactacatcaactgcgttactaaacacttccgctttcggtctacgagggtacgtagacacactctcccctctcgttgctatgcattttctagatagatcatgcgtgatcataggtaaaaaaaattaaaatactgCGTTTCCCAACAAAACGCATACAGCCAAACATAATTGCACTTGAAATCGCTTGATTTGTCCAGCGTGATGAGTGAGGAACTAATTAAGGTCGATGAACGCATTTTATGGGGACACTTTTCTTTGCAAGAAAGGGCGCGAGACTATGGATCTATTGCTTCAAACCTGCCAAAATTATAAAATGTTAAGAATtgacgtcaaaaccaaatgtgatgAGAAGATGGTGAAAAATGGAAGACATAACATGTATCTGGAGCCAATGATAGGTGTGACCACAACATCACATGCTACTCGATGTTCAACCGCGTCGACCACATGTAAAAATGGGCCGCACTGGGTGCAGCCCATTTAATTCTCACAAACAGTTTCAGTTACATTCATTGACATTAAGGCTAGCTATCTTTTCAAAACAATCGCTCGCTGGTGGAGCGGCAAGTTCTACTTGATGCTAGGGTTGTGTTTGATAGGGTGTATGAGGACAAAAGTTTCCTATCCAATCCACTTTTGGGTGTTCGGTAGCCTGCACGAGCTCAGCTCAAATTCCCTCGTAGAATGCACGAACAGAGAACACCCCAACAGTCGTTCGCTGGTCAGCATGCATGAGCGATGAcatgtttgaaaaaatgttcaaaaattcagaATTTGTATAAATTTTCAAAATTCTAAACTTTGTTtaaatattaaaaaatgttcagattTCCAAAAATCAGATTTTCTAAATTTGTGTAAATATAAAAAATCAGAAACTTCAAAATTGTTCAAAATTGTTTAATTTTTTTAACAATATTTAtaattgtttaaattttcaaaaaattccaaaaatatgtTTAAAAGATTCAGATTTTCAAAAATTGTACCGAATTTTAGTCAAGAAACAATCGTGAAATGATAAAAAAACATTCCCATTTGCAAAAATTGTTCACGTTTTCCAAATATTGTCCCACTTAAAAAAACATTCGGAATTAGAAATTGTTCAGCAAGTCTAAATAGATGCAGGTTGTCAAACAAAGTCTGAACTCGGCATGTCTCAAAAAATACAACGCTACCAAACAATGACATGTCTAAACTCAGTATGTACTTGACATGTGTACACTCAACGACAAATTGTACTCGTCATGTCTACACTCAACAACAAATTGAGCCCCTCCACCTTCGGCCgccccctttcccctttcccccctgCCGCCACTGACGGGCGCCCCCGGCGCTTGGCCGGGTGGTGTTGGTGGCGGCGGGGCCTGCCTGTCCCCACGCGCGTGGCTTCCTGCCCAAGGCatgggggcggcggcggtgctcctcGGCTCGACGACGGCCGGGCGACCCGGCGACAGTGGCCGGCGGCACGCGAGGTGGTGGTGCGGCCCCTTGGCGGCGAGACAGCGTGGTGGCGCAGGTTGGCCGGCGGCGCGTCCCCGACCCAAATCTGGGCCCtgcgggccccatctgggtcctagcgggccggcCCTCGGCATGGCTTCGTCGTCGTCTgtgtggtgaggaggaggagcagctcggATGGGGGGCGACGACGCCGACGGCGTGCCTGCTACAGCGCGATTGCGGGAACTTTACGGGCATGGAGATCCCGGCCGGGCCTATGGGCCCACGGGCCTGGTATGCTCCTGCTATTGTGTCTGGTCGGCTACTGTCGTTGACGGTGGAGGTTGTGCAAGAGGGTGGTCGGTTTGGTGGCAGGCTCTGGAGCATCCAaggtgaaggttgggatcgggggaaacccctgtcggcctGTCCGACACCGACGCGGGGACGCAGGTGGGTGCCGTCGGACCTTCCTGGGGGGGCGTCGGGGGCGACCCTTCCTCTCGTCTcatcgtgtaccgggggaaacccttggtagcagcgtcgtcatcgtcgcagtCCTTCTTGGAGGCGTTGATTGGTACCGGTGTTTCGGAGCCTTGGATTGTGTTGCTTCCGTCCCAGCATCTATTTTTGGCCGTAttggttggttgctttgtaatacaaagcaggggggaggggagaggggaaggaaggagccCTTTTTCGTATGAATTGTACTCGGCATGTGTACACTCAGCATGTCTAAAGTCAGTATGTACTCAACATGTCTGATGAGAAACGCATAAAGCCAAACATAATTGCGCATAATTGCGCTTGATATCGCTTGATTTGTCCAGCGTGATGAGTGAGGAACTAAGGTTGATGAATGCATTTTGCGGGGACACTTTTCTTTACAAGACAGGGCGTGAGACTATGGGTCTATTGCTTCAAACTTGCCAAAATTACAAAATGTTGAGAACTGATATCAAAACCAAACGTGATGAAAAATTGTGAAAAATGGAAAGCATAGTTGTTGGAACCGCTCTCTCACACGAATGGATGGAGGTAGAAGAAATAGGAGCATAGAAAAAAACGGAGAAGGATACACTGGATTTCATCCGGCCACTCACGGCCCCGTTTTTCTATTCCAGAGTACCAACTCAAACACAGCAACAATACGTGGCTTATATAGCCGGACTCACACCAGGCACACACTCACGCACGCCAGCCACTAACTGCATGGCCTCTTCCTACGCATGCACTAACACACGCCCCAGCCGGCTTTGTAGCTACAACACCCACGCACGCCCATGCTCCTGGTGATCCGGTCTTCTCCCAACGTGAGCACCTACTCATCCATAATACCTGGTCACCACCACGCATAGCCAGCGCCCGCTGCAACTAACCACTCTACGATAGTGAATCAAACGCACGCACACGGGCCATACACTGCCCATACACACACATACGCACACGCCACGCTGCTGCGTCCTGCACGACCCGCTCGTCCCGCGCGCCACCCACGCGCCCGACGAACCCGACGAGCCCGACGGCACCAGTGCGTCCCGCCCGTCCCGCGTGCATCCgtcgcgcccgacgagcccgaccacacacgccgtggcttattccaacaaTAGCATGTATCTAGAGCCAATGATAGGTGTGACCACAACATCACACCAGAATAGGGATAAAGTCATGAGATCAGTGGCAGACGATATAGTGGCCATGAAATTCCTAACCCTAAACCCTCAATGGATAGAGTGGCCATGAAATTCCTAATTGTATATCTAGAAAAAGTCAGAAAAACATACAAAAAGTTCAATTTATATGAATGATTCCATGTACATGTTTATGGATGACAATGTATGGTTCTCATTCTCGGAAAATGCCTCTTTGCAACTTCTCTGTGAGTTCATTTTCACTCATTATTCAGTatgcatgccttctgaagcacatttGGGTTTGAAGTGGCATACTCCTTCCTAAATGTCAAAACATTTTGATAACACGTTATTGAGGAATAGAAGAAGCAGGTGAAACAACTATACAACTAAAAATTTGAACATGATAATGGGCCCCATTTGGGTTTGGAATTGTCCCTTGTTATCCTTAGAAAGAAGGCAACATAATCAAAACTATACATTTATCTGATGCCTTATCCACAAAGTATAGACCCAGGCAGCAACGATATCACGCAAGTTTCCCTGTAGTCTGTTACAAAATATCTTACTGACAACAGCAAGCGTCTCCAGATATGAAAAAACTCTAACATCTTAATACCTGTTATTTTACTGACAACAGCAAGCGTCTCCAGATATGCACACAATATTTGAAACAACTGCATCATTTTGGCTTTTTAGTGCCATATGATATGATAGTTGACAGCCATCGTACTAACCATTGATTGATGCTAAGTTATCTTCATCCTAATCCTTGTTGTGTTTTTGTTTGAAACAGAAACACCGTCTCAAGTACACCCGTAAAGGATAGCAAGAGGACTTGGATGATGTCTACATCAGTGAGCCACATTTTCCTTCGTAGCAACATTTTCTTCTTTTTGTTGAGTGGTAGCGATCCGAGGTAAGATCGGGATGTGGTATGGACTGGATTAGGATATGCTAATATGTTATGTAAGTGGAGCAGAAGACTTGTTTGGTTTAGTTGCTTCTTCTTCTGTTAACAAAAAAGGTAACTGCATCAGGGACGTCGACCAAGCTGCAAATTACGTCAGGAAAGTCCGAATCCGGCATGATCAAGAATTAGAAGATGATCACCATTTTCATTTATATTGTATCTCAACTCAACTGCTAAGTTCACACCTCTCTGGAACCCTGTTTGCCTTCAGACTTTTTTCAGGGAAGTGTTTACACCATTAAATGATACCAAAGGCAGGGATACTTCCAAGAGCAGTTAAATTTTCCGAGACTTGGTAGCCCTCTCAAAGACATCAAACATGAGAGCAGGACATGATCTTTTGAGGTGTGCGTACCCTTTGCTTGCCACCATAGCATTCAGTCTGTTTGAAGAGAGGATATATTCAACACAAGCATCTTTCAGCTTGCTGCAGTGATGCTGATCAGCTAGAGCCAACGTGGTCGCCGCAGTCTCGACATCAAGGCTCTTGCATAGAATATCTTCACACATCAACTTCATCCTGTCCATGGCATATCTATCCGCAGCCACGAGCAAGTGCTTAACCATGTCTTCACTCTCACCATCATCAACGTCATCCATAGCAGGCAGAGAATCCGTGTAGATGAAGTGAAGCAACGCCTTGAAAACAGGGGGCTCCATGTCTTTGACGATTATGTTCTTACTCGTAGCATCAGCATCGCTCAGGGGTCCATAGAGTTGAGCGTCGAAGACCGGCGATCGCGTGGCGAGCATAATCTTGTGAGCAGAGAAAACCTCGCCTTTAACCTCAAAAGTCACATCTGCTCCTCTCTTGCCATCCAGCAATTTTCCGAGATGATTCGGCAGGTCCGAGGGCAGCACCTCCTGCACCTCAAGTTTTGTTATAGCATTGATAACGAGGACTTCACACTCAATCTCCAGGCAGTCGTCCCGCAGGTACGGTTTTATCTCCTGCTGTTTCATAAACCTGGGAGCTCCATAGTTAGCAGGAGCTTCATCCGGGTCGACTGTGTTGTACTTGTTAGTAAACAGATGTGTCACTGGCGACGGCGGTGGCGCGCTACCCGAGTCGATGAGCCTGAACTCGTAGTCCGCCCTGACCTTGGCGTCCCTGGTGAGGAGCTCGAGGTAGACCGAGACATAGCCGCTGCACTCCGGGAATATGGCTCCATTGGGGTAGTAGCGAACGCGCCAGTCGTAGCCGCCGATGGCGAAGGTGGCGGACTGTATGTACTCGCCGACGCCCAAACCCTTGCGTATATGGTAGTCGGCGATCCTGAACACGTGCTTGCCCGTCGCCGTCTCGGAGGTGCACGTCGACACAGCCATTGGCACCGATGATTCCATCGCTGCAGtttgtgcggtggcggcggcggagaaaATCCAATTTATTCAaatgtctgtctaggacacatctagatatgACATAGTTATGTCATATCTAAGTTGATTTTcagtctgtttgtggtctatttttttgttctagttttttttgtttcttattgATGCATTATATATTTGTGGGAGGTTAGATATGACATCCTtcaaaaacatctagatgtgaattagacaaactgtatTCAAATTGTGTTTGGATCAGGAAGGTGTAGTGCTTTGTAGGCCAATACGTGAGCCTAGTATTTATTTGGTGGTTTCCTGGTTGAGAGTCCGATTAGGGTTCAGTGCGATCAAGGATGTCGGGTCATTAGTCTAGGAACGTATCGTGCATGGCTTGTATATACTG
The Triticum dicoccoides isolate Atlit2015 ecotype Zavitan chromosome 3A, WEW_v2.0, whole genome shotgun sequence genome window above contains:
- the LOC119266544 gene encoding BTB/POZ and MATH domain-containing protein 1-like, with product MAVSTCTSETATGKHVFRIADYHIRKGLGVGEYIQSATFAIGGYDWDAKVRADYEFRLIDSGSAPPPSPVTHLFTNKYNTVDPDEAPANYGAPRFMKQQEIKPYLRDDCLEIECEVLVINAITKLEVQEVLPSDLPNHLGKLLDGKRGADVTFEVKGEVFSAHKIMLATRSPVFDAQLYGPLSDADATSKNIIVKDMEPPVFKALLHFIYTDSLPAMDDVDDGESEDMVKHLLVAADRYAMDRMKLMCEDILCKSLDVETAATTLALADQHHCSKLKDACVEYILSSNRLNAMVASKGYAHLKRSCPALMFDVFERATKSRKI